One genomic window of Nerophis lumbriciformis linkage group LG31, RoL_Nlum_v2.1, whole genome shotgun sequence includes the following:
- the maip1 gene encoding m-AAA protease-interacting protein 1, mitochondrial isoform X2, with amino-acid sequence MALFLLRGCRRLSSLNGRCHSLKHTPVIHTRWRKAHLSFLFSGSVGESVRPYSSEPKHNQKMVVVGIPNPFIWIRTRIYYFLIKAYFDSEFSIQEFTHGAKQAFCHVSKLLSQCHFDALDGLVAKDLIGKLEEKCSLLPLMYKMALSADLDEVMYSIPGDVGIYYDDKGRRFVSILMRFWYLTSARLPDDTLEGTRIFQVSLGEAETQSFKGSSLKEWHQTGPLRE; translated from the exons ATGGCGCTTTTCCTGTTAAGAGGATGTCGGAGGTTGTCATCGTTAAACGGCCGTTGTCACTCTTTAAAACATACACCTGTCATCCATACCCGGTGGAGAAAAGCACATTTATCGTTTCTATTTTCCGGTAGTGTGGGGGAGTCTGTTCGGCCGTACAGCTCCGAACCCAAGCACAATCAGAAAATGGTGGTCGTCGGCATCCCAAACCCTTTTATTTGGATAAGAACACGAATTTACTACTTTCTTATCAAAGCATACTTTGATTCAGAATTCAGCATCCAAGAGTTCACACATGGAGCGAAACAG gccTTCTGCCATGTTTCCAAACTGTTGTCTCAGTGTCATTTTGATGCTCTTGACGGGCTGGTGGCTAAAGAC TTAATTGGTAAGCTGGAGGAAAAGTGCAGCCTGCTTCCACTGATGTACAAGATGGCTTTGTCTGCTGACCTCGATGAGGTCATGTACAGCATACCAGGAGATGTTGGAATCTACTACGACGACAAAG GGAGGAGGTTTGTAAGCATTTTGATGCGTTTCTGGTACCTGACCAGCGCACGGCTTCCTGATGACACCTTGGAAGGGACTCGAATCTTCCAGGTTTCTCTTGGGGAGGCAGAAACACAAA
- the maip1 gene encoding m-AAA protease-interacting protein 1, mitochondrial isoform X1, protein MIQVDGQETVEVEGKIKMALFLLRGCRRLSSLNGRCHSLKHTPVIHTRWRKAHLSFLFSGSVGESVRPYSSEPKHNQKMVVVGIPNPFIWIRTRIYYFLIKAYFDSEFSIQEFTHGAKQAFCHVSKLLSQCHFDALDGLVAKDLIGKLEEKCSLLPLMYKMALSADLDEVMYSIPGDVGIYYDDKGRRFVSILMRFWYLTSARLPDDTLEGTRIFQVSLGEAETQSKRLLTANYEFQREFTKGVAPDWTITRIEHSKLLD, encoded by the exons ATGATACAAGTAGACGGACAGGAAACCGTTGAGGTTGAGGGCAAAATAAAGATGGCGCTTTTCCTGTTAAGAGGATGTCGGAGGTTGTCATCGTTAAACGGCCGTTGTCACTCTTTAAAACATACACCTGTCATCCATACCCGGTGGAGAAAAGCACATTTATCGTTTCTATTTTCCGGTAGTGTGGGGGAGTCTGTTCGGCCGTACAGCTCCGAACCCAAGCACAATCAGAAAATGGTGGTCGTCGGCATCCCAAACCCTTTTATTTGGATAAGAACACGAATTTACTACTTTCTTATCAAAGCATACTTTGATTCAGAATTCAGCATCCAAGAGTTCACACATGGAGCGAAACAG gccTTCTGCCATGTTTCCAAACTGTTGTCTCAGTGTCATTTTGATGCTCTTGACGGGCTGGTGGCTAAAGAC TTAATTGGTAAGCTGGAGGAAAAGTGCAGCCTGCTTCCACTGATGTACAAGATGGCTTTGTCTGCTGACCTCGATGAGGTCATGTACAGCATACCAGGAGATGTTGGAATCTACTACGACGACAAAG GGAGGAGGTTTGTAAGCATTTTGATGCGTTTCTGGTACCTGACCAGCGCACGGCTTCCTGATGACACCTTGGAAGGGACTCGAATCTTCCAGGTTTCTCTTGGGGAGGCAGAAACACAAAGTAAGCGGCTGCTAACTGCAAATTACGA
- the tyw5 gene encoding tRNA wybutosine-synthesizing protein 5, with protein MATPKIINVPIFTHVDRDVFLQDIYPQREPAVLRGVCLGPCMGKWTVEYLGQKGGDKEVKIHVCTVPQMNFLQKNFVYRTIPFNEFVKRASEKKHSDFFLCEDESYYLRSLGEDVRKEPADLSKQFPELAEDFYLPNFFDDHQFFSSVFRISSCGLQLWTHYDVMDNLLAQVTGRKRVVLYSPQDALHLYMSGDKSEVVDIDSPDQNLFPDFLKAVRYECTLEPGDVLFIPALWFHNTLALHFGVAVNIFWRQLPEDRYDKKDPYGNKDPVAASRALQSLERALHHLEELPPEYCDFYGRRMIQQIQKRTFFGCQSKTMMTKASCSSNLDHI; from the exons ATGGCGACTCCGAAAATAATAAATGTCCCAATATTTACACACGTAGATCGGGATGTATTTCTACAAGATATTTATCCACAG CGTGAACCAGCAGTGCTGAGAGGTGTGTGTTTGGGTCCATGTATGGGAAAATGGACAGTTGAGTATCTTGGACAAAAAGGTGGCGATAAGGAGGTGAAGATACATGTTTGTACAGTACCACAGATGAACTTCCTGCAGAAAAACTTTGTGTACAG GACAATTCCATTCAATGAGTTTGTGAAAAGGGCATCTGAGAAAAAACACTCAGACTTCTTCCTGTGTGAG GATGAGAGCTATTATCTTCGATCTTTGGGAGAAGATGTTCGGAAG GAACCTGCTGACCTCAGCAAACAATTCCCAGAGTTAGCAGAAGACTTCTATCTCCCTAATTTCTTTGATGACCATCAGTTTTTCTCCAGTGTCTTCCGCATCAGCTCCTGTGGTCTTCAGCTGTGGACACACTACGAC GTAATGGATAACCTTCTGGCTCAGGTGACTGGCAGGAAGAGGGTTGTTCTCTACAGCCCCCAGGATGCTTTGCACCTGTATATGTCAG GAGACAAATCAGAGGTGGTAGACATTGACTCGCCAGACCAAAACCTGTTTCCTGATTTCCTAAAGGCAGTGAGGTACGAGTGTACGTTGGAGCCTGGAGATGTGCTGTTCATTCCTG CGCTGTGGTTCCATAACACGCTCGCACTGCACTTTGGTGTTGCTGTCAACATCTTCTGGCGCCAGCTGCCAGAAGACCGCTACGACAAGAAGGACCCTTATGGTAACAAAGACCCGGTGGCTGCAAGTCGAGCCCTTCAAAGTCTGGAGCGAGCACTGCACCACCTGGAAGAACTTCCTCCCGAGTACTGTGACTTCTATGGACGTCGAATGATTCAGCAAATACAGAAGCGAACCTTCTTTGGTTGTCAATCAAAAACCATGATGACAAAAGCAAGCTGCTCCTCAAACCTGGATCACATTTGA